One genomic region from Leptolyngbyaceae cyanobacterium JSC-12 encodes:
- a CDS encoding response regulator with CheY-like receiver domain and winged-helix DNA-binding domain (IMG reference gene:2510095564~PFAM: Response regulator receiver domain; Transcriptional regulatory protein, C terminal), whose translation MRILLVDDEAEMVDPLSRILTREGYEVDVAYDGDRGSQLATQQRYDLLILDWMMPHQSGLEICQQLRSQGNTTPVLFLTAKDTVDDRVQGLDAGADDYLVKPFELRELLARVRALLRRPSTLEPPAKRLSVGDLELDIANQLAYRAGHEIELSEKEAQLLEYLMRYPNQLLTHEQIHQHLWGDETKPTSNALAAQIRLLRRKIEAVGEVPLISTVYGKGYRFAVPSKPEGT comes from the coding sequence ATGCGTATTCTTTTAGTAGACGATGAAGCTGAAATGGTCGATCCCCTTAGTCGCATTTTGACTCGTGAGGGCTACGAGGTGGATGTGGCATATGATGGCGATCGCGGTAGTCAGTTAGCCACCCAACAACGGTATGACCTGCTCATTCTGGATTGGATGATGCCGCACCAGTCGGGGCTAGAAATTTGTCAACAGTTGCGATCGCAGGGCAACACGACCCCAGTGCTGTTTCTCACTGCAAAAGATACCGTTGACGATCGAGTTCAAGGCTTAGATGCTGGAGCTGACGATTACCTGGTCAAACCGTTTGAGTTACGGGAACTACTGGCACGAGTGCGTGCCCTGTTGCGTCGTCCTTCCACTCTGGAGCCTCCTGCTAAACGGCTGAGTGTGGGTGATCTAGAGCTAGACATTGCCAACCAACTTGCCTACCGGGCTGGACACGAAATCGAACTCTCGGAGAAGGAAGCACAACTGCTGGAATATCTAATGCGCTATCCCAATCAATTGCTGACCCATGAGCAAATTCATCAACACTTGTGGGGCGACGAGACAAAGCCAACCAGTAATGCCCTTGCCGCCCAAATTCGGCTACTACGGCGCAAAATTGAAGCCGTCGGGGAGGTGCCGTTAATTAGCACCGTGTATGGGAAGGGCTACCGATTTGCTGTGCCTAGCAAACCTGAAGGAACTTGA
- a CDS encoding putative transcriptional regulator (IMG reference gene:2510095567~PFAM: Helix-turn-helix) yields MKGGSKYQALHDYLSRSEQSPVTLTFTDIEALIGSTLPASARTNRAWWSNRSKGALQASAWMQAGFTVKAIDLATEQVTFHKPPSVYKAQRIGDVVQWDSELIRALRQHMNMTQAELAKELGVRQQTVSEWEKGLYAPTRASSKYLTLVAEKANFTYEAD; encoded by the coding sequence ATGAAGGGTGGGAGTAAGTATCAGGCATTGCATGATTATTTAAGCCGCAGTGAGCAATCGCCTGTGACGCTGACCTTTACCGACATTGAAGCGCTGATCGGCTCTACTTTGCCCGCCTCTGCCCGTACCAATCGTGCTTGGTGGAGTAATCGCAGCAAAGGAGCATTGCAAGCCTCTGCCTGGATGCAAGCTGGTTTTACAGTGAAAGCTATAGATTTAGCGACCGAACAGGTCACCTTTCATAAACCCCCCAGTGTCTACAAAGCACAGCGAATTGGCGATGTGGTGCAGTGGGATAGTGAATTGATTCGGGCATTGCGGCAACACATGAACATGACCCAGGCAGAGCTTGCTAAAGAATTGGGAGTGCGTCAACAAACTGTGAGTGAATGGGAGAAAGGACTTTATGCTCCAACTCGGGCCTCTTCCAAGTATCTAACGCTGGTTGCAGAAAAAGCTAATTTTACCTACGAAGCCGACTGA
- a CDS encoding ATP phosphoribosyltransferase (IMG reference gene:2510095565~PFAM: ATP phosphoribosyltransferase~TIGRFAM: ATP phosphoribosyltransferase): MITVALPKGALLKDTIHLFQAIGLDFSAFLDSSNRQLQITDPTRTAKALLVRAQDVPVYVEYGQAQLGVVGYDVLREKASQVAHLVDLEFGKCRMSVAVKESSPYRSALELPLYGRVASKFVHCAREYFDALDLPVEIVPLYGSVELGPITGMSEAIVDLVSTGRTLRENGLVEIEVLFESTARLIAHPLSYRLNMNGLNQWIERVRSQILELAQVGERR; encoded by the coding sequence ATGATTACTGTTGCATTGCCTAAAGGTGCTCTTCTCAAAGACACCATTCACCTATTCCAGGCTATCGGGCTAGACTTTAGCGCCTTTTTAGACTCATCCAATCGGCAACTCCAGATCACAGATCCTACTAGAACGGCAAAAGCCCTACTTGTACGTGCTCAGGATGTGCCTGTGTATGTGGAATATGGACAGGCGCAACTTGGAGTTGTGGGCTATGACGTGTTACGCGAAAAAGCCTCTCAAGTGGCTCATTTGGTAGACCTAGAGTTTGGCAAATGCCGTATGTCTGTCGCAGTGAAGGAGTCAAGTCCTTATCGTTCTGCCTTAGAACTTCCCCTTTATGGACGGGTTGCTTCCAAGTTTGTGCACTGTGCCCGCGAATATTTTGATGCCCTCGATCTACCTGTGGAAATTGTGCCCCTGTACGGCTCGGTGGAGTTGGGACCAATCACTGGGATGTCAGAAGCGATAGTGGATTTAGTTTCCACTGGGCGCACTCTGCGAGAAAACGGCTTAGTGGAAATTGAGGTGTTGTTTGAAAGCACCGCCCGACTTATTGCCCATCCCCTAAGTTATCGATTGAATATGAATGGACTGAACCAGTGGATTGAGCGGGTGCGATCGCAGATTCTGGAATTAGCACAGGTAGGGGAGAGGAGATAA
- a CDS encoding hypothetical protein (IMG reference gene:2510095566) → MPKNFLMFASESMSASNPVEMPIETPPSDRESLRILIIGSRRGVTGTIQTLHRLRFAEVREWSPLLPAPNSGEVMSILTRYVMPE, encoded by the coding sequence ATGCCTAAGAATTTTTTGATGTTTGCCAGCGAATCTATGTCTGCTTCGAATCCGGTTGAGATGCCGATTGAGACGCCTCCCAGCGATCGCGAGTCGTTACGAATTTTGATTATTGGCTCTCGACGCGGTGTAACGGGGACAATTCAAACCCTCCATCGGCTGAGGTTTGCCGAAGTCAGAGAATGGAGTCCGTTATTACCAGCTCCCAACTCTGGAGAAGTGATGAGCATTTTGACTCGGTATGTAATGCCGGAATAG
- a CDS encoding small-conductance mechanosensitive channel (IMG reference gene:2510095568~PFAM: Mechanosensitive ion channel; Cyclic nucleotide-binding domain): MEWFLSQLQAFFKQMGAVFSASIFEIGGTQYSANLIATLVLVLIGVFWISQFLSNLIKRGLLARLIPERGSREVVAAFVRYSLTFLGIVIVLQTVGVNLSSLTIFAGVLGIGLGFGLQNLASNFISGLTILLEQPIRVGDFIQVNDLLGTVEDISIRSTMVRTQDGVFVIVPNIKFVENHVVNWSYRDPRCRIHIPVSVEYGSDAVLISEALLEAARKEPRVLSDPAPRVWFRQFGESSLNFELLVWIDKPAENEPIKSSLNFLINQSFRSRGIEMPFPQRDLYIRNIEDFAPLFRTTDDNASSVNNQPQPPEASTALPDKRKSNPATLNNLTLRNLLRRISYFEQCSDIEILQLIEYGYRQIYPADQIVCEEGEPGDSFYIILKGSVEIFSRRVEQYIATLNEGEFFGEMSLLMGIPRSATVRTREDSVLFVIERSDLQRLLGNHRELADQIAQKLVERQQMLQDMGILSAFSEETPLLRIRKRLQTLFGI, encoded by the coding sequence ATGGAATGGTTCCTTTCTCAACTTCAAGCCTTTTTCAAGCAAATGGGTGCGGTTTTTTCAGCATCCATCTTTGAAATCGGAGGGACTCAATATTCCGCCAACCTGATTGCGACACTGGTTCTGGTTCTGATTGGGGTCTTCTGGATCTCCCAATTCCTCAGCAATCTGATTAAACGCGGCTTGCTCGCTCGTCTGATCCCAGAGCGAGGGTCGCGAGAGGTTGTCGCGGCTTTTGTGCGGTACTCATTGACTTTTTTAGGCATCGTGATTGTATTGCAAACAGTAGGCGTCAATCTCAGTTCGCTCACCATCTTTGCGGGGGTGTTGGGAATTGGGCTAGGCTTTGGTCTACAAAACCTTGCCAGTAACTTCATCAGTGGGTTGACCATCCTGCTGGAACAACCCATCCGGGTTGGTGACTTCATTCAAGTGAATGATCTCCTGGGCACGGTTGAAGACATTTCGATTCGGTCTACGATGGTGCGCACGCAAGACGGTGTATTTGTGATTGTGCCCAACATCAAATTTGTGGAAAATCACGTTGTAAATTGGAGCTACCGCGACCCTCGCTGCCGGATTCATATCCCAGTCAGCGTCGAGTATGGGTCTGATGCGGTGTTAATTTCCGAAGCATTGCTGGAAGCTGCCCGCAAGGAACCACGAGTGTTATCTGATCCGGCTCCAAGAGTTTGGTTTCGGCAATTTGGTGAAAGTTCCCTCAACTTTGAACTCCTTGTATGGATCGACAAACCAGCTGAGAACGAGCCAATTAAAAGTTCCCTAAATTTTTTGATTAACCAAAGTTTTCGATCGCGTGGCATTGAGATGCCCTTTCCTCAGCGAGATTTGTATATTCGCAACATTGAAGATTTTGCGCCCTTGTTTCGCACGACGGACGACAATGCATCGTCGGTCAATAACCAGCCCCAACCACCGGAAGCAAGTACCGCGCTGCCAGATAAGCGAAAATCCAATCCAGCAACCCTGAACAATCTGACATTGCGTAATTTGCTACGTCGGATCAGTTATTTTGAGCAATGTTCGGATATTGAAATTTTGCAACTTATTGAATACGGCTATCGGCAAATTTACCCGGCCGACCAGATTGTGTGCGAGGAAGGTGAACCAGGGGATTCGTTCTACATCATTTTGAAAGGGTCGGTGGAAATTTTCTCCCGGCGGGTAGAGCAATACATTGCGACGTTAAATGAGGGAGAGTTTTTTGGAGAAATGTCTCTATTGATGGGCATTCCGCGATCGGCAACAGTAAGAACTCGTGAAGATTCAGTCTTGTTCGTAATTGAACGCAGTGATCTACAGCGGTTGTTAGGCAACCACCGGGAACTTGCTGATCAAATTGCTCAGAAGTTGGTAGAACGGCAGCAAATGTTGCAGGATATGGGGATTTTGTCCGCATTTTCAGAGGAAACTCCGTTACTGCGTATTCGCAAGCGACTACAAACACTGTTTGGGATTTAA